Below is a window of Sceloporus undulatus isolate JIND9_A2432 ecotype Alabama chromosome 9, SceUnd_v1.1, whole genome shotgun sequence DNA.
TTTAGTGGAGCCTTAGGCAGAAGGACTATACCTTACCATTATTGCCACTTCCATGTCACTTCATCTCCCTCTGAGCCCAATGTGTGCCACTGACTAAATAAGGAATGGGGTGCATGTGCGCCTGAGCTATTGTTGGAATGCAATCCTTGCAGTGTTACCAGTGTTGAGGTatcttgggagctgaagtccatcaACATCTACTTGGCTATGTGTCCAGTATTCATGACCTAAAAGAATATATTAAATGaatgaaatttctttctttcattgcttGATTGTCTGGAAAAGATAAGGAAGCAACCAGAGGCAAGGAACAGGACGATAAGGCCTGAATGTTTTAGATGTTGACAGTGGCCTCTGCATTGGATTGTATGCAGGTGCCCACAGAATGGCAAAATTGGCCCTCATCCATTCAGGtcttttttaaaaccccattTATTTTGAAGCATAGCTTTACCCTCAATGAAAATTCCAATGTAATCTTGGAGGTACAAATACCTAGTGACCACAAGTATGATGGTGAATTGCAAAATCAAGGATATTCCTTAAAACCCAAACACCTAGAGTCAGAAAATGTatgtccattttctttctttccccatttttgtgcaaaatgagGTTGACGAAGCAAGAAATACTCCACAacagtgttgggggggggggggagagataaccCACACAACAGTGTGTTTCTTGGGATGATTTTTGAACCTAATTGTTTTCGTCCGTTAAAAAAAGATAGACGCCAAGTGATACAATTCAGTAATGCCACTGACAACTCTCCAAGTGAAAATGTTGTAAAATGGCTCTAATTCTGGGTGAATTCTAGGGATGTAACTCTTCATCAGTTTTCTCCTTGAAGGGAACAATGAGTACtttttgcaattttctttccactgcaagAAAGTGTTCAAAACCTGCagagttttcaaagcctattcacaattcaggcCTTATTCGGTTCAAAATTTGGGTGTGTGGGTGGGGATCATCTATCAACGTTCATGTTGCATAACTTTAGGCATACttagtgcttttatctttttgatggcattttattcttttaacgagTGATGTTTTAATATTGCGCTActctaattctattttaatgtttacttttgcattgttttggatcctgttcttttaattttaagcCGTTTTGTGTCCCCAaaaaagcatgatgatgatgatgatgatgatgatgatgatgatgatgatgatgatgatgatgatgatgNNNNNNNNNNCAGAAGTACTAAGAAACCCTGTCAGTGAATTTCAATGATGCATAGTGGACACTGCCAAGAGTGTCCCGATGTGCATCAGGCAGTACCAATGCACATTAGAAGTCCCTATCTAGTGTCATGATGCAGAACAACACCGATGCAATTGGGGTTGATGTGCATCGGTTATGTTTGCATCGATCCTCCTGTTTTGCTtcagtcactttgctggcttcCCTACATGTTATCATAGCTACAACCCTTTACTGGATCTAGACATTATGGAACTGTTCAAACCTGCTTTCTGCAGATGTAAGTCTAGTTACAAAGGCtgccaccacactgcagaatgaatgtagtttgatactgctttaactgtcatagctccatgctatggaatcctgggatttataatttcttgtggcaccagagttctctgactttgtaaaaaaaaatgttattcaaGTTCATTATTTGGCAGTTGTACAAGGTTCTTGTGGGGAGCTGAGTGTTTTTCATATGTTGGAAGGCATCTAGGAGCACGATCGTTACCATTTATAGAGCTGAAGTCATTTTTGGAGGCGTTGGAGGTTGGGGGGAATTTAAGGGGCTGCACTGGTTATGCTGTGGAGTGACATGCAGTCTTTGGCCAACACTTTGCTCACCTTTTAGAATATTGCTGTAGAGTTTCTTTGTGATGGAAGAGAATATTCCAAAGGGTTAGAACCAGTTTAGAACATGTGAGAGACAGTGAGGTGAGTAAAGGCCTTGGATAGAAAAGGAGGCGATAGAAAATGAAACTGCTCTGCACTTTGTAGCCTCTCCTCTTAAAGTCTCTTATCAGTCGTTTAAAATTATGACTAAAACTCAGAACAGTGTTATAAATGTGTAAGCCCTTCCTTTTGTGTTAGGAAGCAAAGGCTTCCTATAGACTGATGGCAAACTCATTCTCCCAATGTTGATTGTTAGGTAGCCAAATGGCACAATCCACACACATCTCCTAAGATAAAGATTTGGGGGAACCTCAcgatttccagatttttttttaaatgttagtagAAAACGCTTTGGCGAATACCTCTGGCCAAGAAAGACTGAGCAGGCTCAGAAACTgcaaaaacacagagaaatggaatggagtcTTCTGAAAGATAATGGCTGGTACCGCCccaaaaaggtgggctggaggcgTCCAGTTTTCttctggagggacgccacagcagccaaactgtgcggtgtccctccgcagtaaaaagaacccagaaaaactgggttctttttaaggtgcCTAGAGTATGTCACAAGCACGCCATTGGTGCACCGGTAGTGTAAGCGACATGCAGCGATATCTATATGCTGCACATCGCTTACGTCAAGATGACGGCCGTGACATACTATGGCTAtggaccgtgcagttggtgcgcactccctaaccctagactGGACCCCGCTTCTTGGCCATAATACGTCTTTTTGGAGTGGGTCGTGGCAGATAGAGAAATCCAGTACCTCTGTTCTTCACTAAATGTTCTTCATCTGGGTTGTGCCAATACAGTCCTTTACTGAGTGGAGAGGACAGGGGACACACGTAGCCTCTGTGTTCCTGTGTCTGGTCACAAAGAGATTATGGCTTCCTTCTAGATCTCCCTGGGGGCCTTAGAGGATCCCCAGTAGATCAAAGAGGAAGACATCATCCTTGTGCATCTAGTTGCTGTTTGGCTGCCCACCATCCATTAATGGCAATGTAGTGAGCTAAAGAACAGAAGATAAAAagcaaaggaagggagaggaagcaaAGTTACACCCGAGAAAGCTTCACGTTCCACCCACACAATGTAGGATCCTGACCATTCTTGTGGCTGACTGGATAACAGGCATTCTTAAACAAGTATTCTACTCTGTGAGGGCCAACATGGtttaatggtctgagtgttgggctaagaCACTGAgaggacagggttcaaatccctgctacgCCATGTTAATCCAGTGGTTgatcttggacaagccacactctctcagcctcagagaatggcaatgacaaacttcctctgaagaagcttgccaagaaaaacctatgatagtttcatcttaggttcaccataaattggatacaacttgaaggcacacgacaacaaacaacagttctaGTCTGTAACATTTTATTGCAGCTGAAATTCTCATGTCTTTCTCTTATAGTTCTCCTTCCATGGAATTATCTTTGCAGCTAAAAGAGGATGCAGAGACAAAAGAGCTCTCAGCCTGCAAATCTTTCCTCAAAGACAATAGTTTTCATGTCCTCTCTAAGAAGAGTTTTGGCCCTGATCCTTCTGCTTTGCATACGTAAGAGGGATATAAATGTCTTCACCTCATTTTCCAGTTTATCTGTGTCATCATGATCCTTTCTTCCCAGTGGCCAGGCtggctgtggattctgggagttgtggcccAAAAAGAGTgaatttcccaaactctggctctTTTTAGGAATATTAAAAAGAATATCATGATAAGAAACATAAATCTCAGACGGTGAGGGggtaaaaacaatgttttgcaGGCAGAAGTCCCAGATTAAATCCTCCACATTACCATTTTAAAAGGATGGCATAGCAGATAACAGATTcaccaactgtcctaatttggcagggatagtcttGATGaatcctctgtcttcccactctttctgatgcttttaaaatgtcccaattttttctttccttaccCCAGTACCActctttgttttcagcttacttcaacttttgcaaactgagttcaaagtgaaaaaatagtttgcactcaattggCTCAACAAGGAGGAGAAGACAGAAGGAGGCAGAAGCTTGGCTTTCTCTGTAAATCCAGGCAGCAGCAAACTGCTATAACCTCTCCTgagttgtgtgttcttcctcattactaaCTTTTGTCACCTTGACCACAAACTGCTGTTGCTTGACCacccatgtcccagttttcaactgtgaaatgttggcgggtatGAGTCTAAGAGGAAGGTTCTATAGATAGTTTTCAGGCATGGGTTGAAGCCATGTCAAAAGCATGGACATGGGCTGGCAGCCTAAACAAAGAAATTTGTCATGTACAATGTGTGGAAACTGGAGAACGCCTAAAGTTAGGCAGAGGACAAACGCTCCCACCTTGGCCTGTGTTTCTCAGATGAACGCTCATTTTCTCATCTGCTTAAATGCTCTGTCAAGATTAATGATGAGGCCTCTTTCTAGGAATTGCAAAATAACCCCCTCCATGACATAAGATAACTGTATATGTGATGGTGTCCATGAACCACAAAACCCATTTCCATAGCAGAAGTGGCGTACACACTACAGGGGGtaaatattaaaatggattaagTTAGACATCAGTGAAAGCCAGTTAAGtctatctctttttttctctccaactAGCAAGTTCGCCAAGACGATCACGTTATACAATCACAGTGCCTGACAACATCTCCGTACCACTTGGCCTCTGCGTTCATGTTCCCTGCCGATTTACCACTCCTGATAGATACAAGCGCAATGCTGCACCTATGTATGGCTATTGGTTTAGGATTGTCAGGAACCGATACTATTTGATGTGGATCAACATCTGGGCCATGGGTGAACTTATGGCCACCAATGATATACGGCAGAAGGCATCAGAGACCCACATGAAGTTAACTGGGAATCCAGCACAAGGCGACTGCTCCTTCAGCATCATTAATGCCGGGTCCCAAGACGGAGGGTGGTACTACTTTCTAAttgacaaaggaggaggagggaagtacAGGCACACATTCATATCTActggtaaaataaaatatactaagCCTCAGGTTATCCTGACAGGTTGGTATATTCCTTTACCCCCACCCAATTATTTGGCTACTTTTTTCAAAGTTCTACATTAGAACTGGGGCCATGTATGGAAGGCACAACCCACGAGTTTATAGCATCTGCAAGTTATGGTaccacaacacacaacacacacacacacacacattcaatttagaagggaatgccccAGCATTTTAAGTGAGGCCTGACCCTGCCAGCTTCGAGTGTGAGCTGCTCATGTTCGCTGTAGGAAATATTGGGATGCTATCCCCTAAAAAAGTACTTAGCCTCACTTCACTTCTCTTGCCATTGGATCATGTTGATTGGGAAAACTGAGCTTGGCTGCCCTCTACTAGTCAGTCTCAGCATTTCCTTCTGGTTATCAGAAATAAGTGTGCTATGTTTGAACTGCTAATTTAGGAGATTGtcgcacagtttaaaaaaacgACTTGCCACTGCCGAATTCAATTGGAATTTAGGATAGATCCGGATTTTATCACCTGCAtttttgccactgatgccactGGGCGGGTGCATCCCGGGTAGcatctggctagaatctgagttcagccagcctcttttcaaagccaggagccaGCTGAACTCGGATTCTAACCGGATGTTACCCTGGCAGAGTCGGCAgcaaaaatgcatgcaataaaatctagATGTATCCCAAATTGGAATTGAATTTGCCAGTGGTAAATCAGGTTTTTAAACTGAgcgataaagtccttagaaaATTGGGCTCTGTACTTGACCTGTTCATTGGGAGTATATATTTCTTAACTCCAGGGGTGAATGGAAATGCTTCCCCTGTTTTCCCAAGAGCTCCCTATGCACCACTGTTATGCATTTGTAGGATTTCTGGATTGTTATCTGGATGCAGTGAAGGACTGGATGCAAGTGAATTCACTGAGGCTCCATCCAAAAAATATAGGAGTTCTGTTGATCCGTGAGAATAACAGTTTGGGGGTGGGAATCATAGCCTTTTCTGGATAGGGTTGTACTCTCTGAAAGATGAGGTTCATAGCTTTGGGTGCCCTTATTCTCCACAGTGCTCTTGTAAGGCCACGTGGCTTTAGTGACCAGCATTGCTTTTGGCCACCTTTGGCTGATGTACTAGCTGAGTCCTTTCTTCAGGAAGGCAGCTTGACCACAGTGGTTCATGTCTTAGTGACCTCTCACTGTAAGCCATTCTATGTGTGGCTGCCCTAGAAGTGTTCATAAGCTATAGCTAGTGAAAAATGCAGGAGCCAGACTGCTTCCTCTCTTCTGAGCCTGCCCCAAATTAAAGATCTTCCAAGGAGGCCTTGTTGCATGTGTCAACAACTCATGAGATTAGGttgggctttctctgtagcagcaccctgATAATACAACTCACTCTTGAAGGACATTAGGCTTTGAGTGTCTGGAGACCAGCTAAAACTGCTGCTCCACATGGCCTTTAATGTTTGGAACTACTCTCTTTTAATTGTTTCCGAGATTACATTTTaggattgtttttaaacatgGCATTGTTTTTAAAGAccttaaagagtattttaatgctattttaatctttgtactgttttaattaggTCTTTCATTAGTTTATTTTTGTACAACAGCTGGGAGAACTTGTGGGCTGAAAACCAATATAAAAatgccatagatagatagatagatagatgctaaAAATGTCTACATGGATATTGCACCATCTCCACATACCCCCACAGCCGATTTGAAAGGCCTTTGGTAAGCTGGGAAGTAAACTGGACATTTAATGTATcataaatatgttttctttttaaatggaggGAGTAGGAGACCAATGCTGCTCCGCATCCAATGGCATTTGCCCTGCGGCATATATTTTGATTGATTTTTGGTTGTTTTGCATGCATCTTTATGCTTTGTAGTATTTCTTTTGCATACATTTGATGGCACTTATGACTTTGAGTTTCCGGTTTTGGTTTTTAGGTCCTTGCTATTTGCTTTGGTGCTGTTCCCTTCTAGGGTTTTTATTTGCGTAGTCAAGGTTTTTCTACTGGGCCTTAAATGTCTAAAGTCCTTCTAATGAGTTTTATTTCAAGGTCTTTCTGGTGGGTCTTCACTGTCCATTAAAAGTCCTTCCGGTTGGTTTTAACCATCAGTTCAAGGTCCTTCTAGTGGGTTTTAACTGTCCATCCAAAACCAAACCATCCAAAAATATTTTACACTATAACAAAGATAGCTCCGAACAATGTGTTATTGTTTGGTTGCCCAGCCCAAGCTACTGTGAGGGACAAAAGAACAAGACCTTATCACCCCTTCTGACACAATATCCTgaaatccccctcccccaaaaaatgaTGGCAGTAAAGAAAAAGTACCTTTTCTGTGCCTGATATCTGAATCCCCTGCTAGCCAAAGCCAGATGGGAATCTGGCGAGACTGGAAAAGACCAAGGGACAACAGGATTCGACCCAGATTTCATGTGACCTACTCAACAGTCtatgggttttattttaattcctttcCTGGGGTTCTCCTCTGGTTCAGATTTGCCGAAACCCAAGATCCAGCTCCCATCGGAGATAGTTTGGGGGAATCCAGCCACCTTCAGTTGTGTGACAACAAACATCTGCTCAAGGGACCATCCCCAATTTTTCTGGCCTGCTGACACAAGTAACGGCAGCATGACTCCGTGGACCAAAGCAGAGAGCAGCTGGGCCTGGACTGCTGGCATTGATACCACCTTCATACCCTCCCTAGATGATGAAGGGAGACTCCTTACCTGCCGCATCACATACCCTGAAATAGGAAAAACAGTTGAGAATACCATCTACCTCCAAATGGGCTGTGAGTAGCACTTTGAGCCTTATATATAGAGAGACTTTCTGTCCCTACTCTCTGAACTGTCTCCACTTTTGCTGGTGGTTACCCACTTCCTCTTCCAGGCAGGACACTTATTGCATGGCTGCGTTTCCATCCCAAATGTAAATGAACATGGGAATTTGGTTGTGCCTTTGGTTGCATGTTTGGCTACAGAGTCAGTTGTGTAGTGTTTGCATTCAACACAAGAGCGGTGTTGCGCAAACAGTGATGCAGAAGTGTATGCTAAATCAGAACATGAAGTTTTGTTTAAGCAGTTGGGTCAGTATGCttcagaaggaggaaagggacaAAAGATACCCTGATCTGGGATCTGAATTCATGTATAGTAAAGCTACATGGTCGCTGGTTGCATTTTTCCCCAAATTCTGGATCTGACTGTTCAGACTTGTTAGTAAATCATTTGTTAACCAATGTGATTAGTCAGACGTGTTACCAAATGGTTTCTATGGTCGTAAAGATGGTGACCACACTACAGGTAACGTCAGTGATTTCCAGACTAACAGCATTTCTTAGCCCCTCTACTATGTGACTAAGTATATGTAAGTATATATAAACTAAGTAAAGTTATGTAATGTAGAGCTTGTGGAATGGCAAGACAGGTTAATATCCTTGGATTGAGCACATTCACCTTGGCTTTTATCCTTTTCCAGACAAACCTCAGCCTATCAGCACCAGACCAGGTATGGACTGCTGGTATGTGGACCAAACCCTCTTTTGTCTCTGTTCCTTCTATTCCTGGCCCCCACCCAAGATCCAGTGGAACgtggatggaaagaacttgaccGAGGACAGCAGAGTGGAACACCTGAAGGTTTTTTCTTGGGGCAAGGGAAATGAGGCCATCAGTTCACTAAACTTGTCTCAAAACCTGGACAAAGTCAAGTGTTACCACATAACCTGCATTGCGACCAATCCCTTTGGACAGTGCAGCTTGGATATAATACCCCGGTCTATCAGAAAAGGTGAGAATCATCCAGGCCTCATCCTAAGCTCTTGCATATGCTCTATTGACATTTAAAAATCCCAATACAGACCTTAAAATCTAGGCCCTTAAAAAAAGTATAGCAGTTGTCTTTTTAAGTCAATAGTACCTAGACCAGGAGTAGACGAAGTTCAGCCAACAGGACACATGTGACCTCCCAGATACATCCAAAAACTCTCTGGGGGCAACTTTAACACATTCAGCCCCCAACCCCAAGCCATTTTACACCTAGGacatcctttaaaaataaaaaaaggatgtgaacagaaagtaacttttacatATTGCTTCCTGTtattaaaaaaggggggaggcCTGTCCTGGCTGTCGCCAAAAACATGATCAAAAATGCATTCCATATCCTCTAGAGTGTATTCAGAGCTGGGATGTAAGGATACAGTGGGGGATGCAGCTCTCCAAGGAGTCCTAGGGGGCACCCCCTTGCCTCAAACAGTTGCCCAGCCCTGAATTAGACTTTTGCAAAGTGATCTTGACTACTAGAAATTGGCATGTGAGTGATTtctcatccaccaccaccaccctttcccCTGCTGAGAATGACATATTCAATATTTGTATGTGAACAGAAAGTATAAAAATTGTCCTTTTGGGCCAGATTTGGAGAGGTACAGGATGAGACCAATCAGTGATGAGATATGTAAACCCTGGAAAATGCTTTTGTGTGTTAGGTAGATAGGGCATCCCTCTCTCTGGAGATCTAACATGAGATAGTTCTGTTGGCTGTTGGTGTACTTAGGTTGTGCACCCCCACCTCTGCTCAACCTGTACCTATGTtgcatttgtatcccactttctccTGTTGCATCTGTATCCCATTTTTCCTCTCATCAGCTGAAGGAAGCTCACATGCCCATCGCCCCTTGCCACCAGATTATCCTCAAAATAATTACCTTTTCAAgtaggttgagacagtgtgacttgcccaaggtcaaccactgAGCTTCATACTCCAATGGAGGAGCCTGAACTTGGATCTCCAATGCCCAGTCCAACACCAGACTTGCAGAATTTCTCCACAGGATGGTCCTGATGCACACCAATCACACAAATAACAGGGGCATGGTCTTTGGATATATTACCAGATGGGTGAAGCTAGTCCACATTGATCACAATTCCCTTTGGTGCACACTTTCGAAATATAGGAGCATATTCCCATCTTATTCTTTGactttaaatatgttttcagtgTCTCAGTCCCGTTTGTCTGTCATGGAGATTATTGGGATTTCACTTGGGGTCATCATTATACTGCTAGGAGCTCTGGCCGTACTTCATTTCTTCTTTGGTGAGTAATTTGCTGTAGACTGGGATTCTGTTTTTTGTCTGGCTATAGGAGGGATGTATTGGGCGAGCCTCTGATTTCAGTTCACTTTTGGTAAGAATTTACCAATATTCACACGTTTCTTCAAATTTGAAATGAactggaactttaaaaaaaaagtgaataaaTGAAGTGATGGATTCACCCAAGCCAGGGCCAGGAATCCATGCTCTTCATTTTTGAAAGTCTTATTATGAATCCATATATGCAAGGGATCATGtatcacttttgagactaacggGCTGTATatacagccccaaaggggcggccttcagcagcccctttcctagccacattgccgaggccctgatccagcctttccacggcaggaaaaggagctgcaaaagttGGAAAGGGTGTGATGGCCATGGCGATAGCTGGAAAGGagctggaaagggtgcaatagctgcagCCGCATGGCTATGCGtcactccttcggtgctgcattgtatggatggAGCACTGGAACAGCAGTGACACtgcatgctgtgtggagcagtgtgtggcatcatagCATCCTGGGGGGAAAGTCAGAGTGTGCGCCATGAGGACGTTACACCCCGACTCTGTCCCCATGCcggcccaaagtgccagtctgtatagggcctgagaGAAAGCCAGAATTTAGCAGCATTAACttttatagacttgagtctaattcctcagatgcatgaagagaGTGAAGTGCTTAGAAGAGACCTTTATAACCAGGCTATGTGTGTgaacagcaatagaaatgcaaaacctgtggttATGGTgaactggccaagaaagccctcatgaggctgggatGTTAACTAGTTTTATAATGTGTATAgtatgccaggaaaccattgttccTGTATCTGGAGATTCGAATCTAAGATATCCTCTATTATGGgtgctggtggcttccatttcagtgggaTAGTGAATCTGTTCCGGAtttcagtctgaattttaaaCAAGCTATCTCTTATCTCTAAAATAGGGGACAGTATTGTTTCCATGATGTCACAGTGGTGGTAAGACAAGGCCATCTCCAAACAGTCTATGGTCTCAAAGtgtccctccttccctgctgttTTTGACCCCTCCaaaaattgaatattttcaaatattctttccaattCTACAGTTGTGTTGGCTTTTGTACATAGATTGGAAAAGGACACTATCTTGTTTTTCACTGAGGGCAGAAAAATGGACCGATAAGCAACCATTCCTTAAACTTAAGGATAAGTGACCAGCCTTTAATACTGTCCTCAGTGCCCCCAAGTTCATAAGACAGGACAAGATgcgaaaataaaatgaaaggatgGTGGTCATAGTAAGGAGAGTGCCTGAGCTCCATAATGCATGATTTCACTTTATTTCACATGCCTTGTTCTCTTTCCTCTAGTTACTCGCCGTCGAATTTATGTAGATGTTGCAGATTTCATGACAGATTCTACAGATATTTCCCCATCAGCACAAGAGCATAGTCCCCATTCAGCAAAAGTGAGTTGTTGACTGTGTGACACAAGTCTGATCTACAACGATGTGCTACTATTTATTTCATGTTAGCGTGAATTCTTTGCTCTTGTCATAATCAGAAGGAGATTATACATTATACAGAAGTTGAGCGtacatttatttatgtgtttattttaaaaaataattaaaaactatacaattgTGCGTTTCTAATAAATGGGGTAAAAAGTCTTTCTCTCTCAAAGACAGAATTATGACACACTTTGTGGGCTTTAGCTTGTATGGTAGCATGACACATTTAACTACTAGAATCTGGGGAGgtagatcctaaagtgtaaagatacacaactgagcactaaagttagaatcattcaagccattgtattcctcatcaccgtgtgtagatgtgagagttggacagtgaagaaagcaaataggaagaaaataaatgcatatgaGGTGTGGAGATGTGAAGAAAGGTGCTAAGGATACTATGAATAGCCAAaaagacccccccaaaaaaagtcctTGAACATATCAGGCCTGATCTTTCCCTAgagaccaagatgatcaaattgaggatctcatatgtgaagtcgaaggctttcatgactggcatccatagttttttgtgcgtttttcgggctatgtggctatcttctagaagagttcattcctgatatatatatatatatatatatatatatatatatatacgtatattcaactctcttccatgccagtactctctgaagatgccagccacaaatgctggcacaATGTCAGGAATGAACTGAGGATCTCATACTTTGgcgacatcatgagaaggcatgactcataaGAGAAgacaacaatacaacaatgctaggaaaggtagaaggcagtagaaagagagatggatagacacaatcaaggaggtcatggtcCTGAATTTGTAGGACCTCAACAGTACAGTgaaggatagagggtcttggagatgtatcattcATAGGGATGCCATGAATTGAGGCTGTTAACAACAAACTCATGACTGCAGCACTGTTGTTATGGCTGCCCCTGCAACCCACCTTAAACTCAAGGGAGTCACTCCATGAGAAGAAGGTCTGCAGAGTCAGTGAATAGGGCACTTCAGGATGGTGCCGCTAGTCCCTCTCCTGTCCTTGAACTGTGGTGGGATGAGCATAAGTTTCGCTTCATCACACCATGGCTTCTGGGCAGGAGTGGGGTTGCAGTTACATACTGTAGTTACAAGTGTGATGTTGGATCTCACCCTATTATTTTAATATCTTGCATTTGAGACTTATTCCAGATATAATtctcaattctctctctcttcccccgaCCCAGGATTCTCAACAGCAAAACCTTGAGTAGTTGAACCACCCAACATTGCTACAGAGTCCACATTCCCTAGTGACTGAGCTCACACCTTGGCCCTGATTCTCCTATTTcaggatgggaaggaaggaaggaaggaaggaaggaaggaaggaaggaaggaaggaaggtcccTTCCCATTTGTCTCTGTAATGAAACCAGAAACTAGGATCCTTGCCCAAACAACTGCATCTATAAACTATACTACTTCCTTTAAAAGATAATTATATTTCTTATTTATATCTacccaataaaaataattacaattattatttatatagacCCAATTGATCGTGCTTgagtgcttatttatttattaaatatcatACCTTTCTCCATATGTGGGGTCCATAGTGATtatctggaatcctgtgtccagttctgggcactgcaattcaaaaaggatgttgagaagctggagcccgttcagaggaaagcaaccaaaatggtgaagggtctggaaaccatgccttacaaggagagacttagggaactagttatgtttagcctggagacaagaaggttatgaggtgatatgatagccctttttatgtatttgaagaggtgtcatattgaggagggagcaagcttgttttctgctcctccagagaacaggacctggaacaatggatgtaagctccagggaaagaga
It encodes the following:
- the LOC121915518 gene encoding myeloid cell surface antigen CD33-like; the encoded protein is MTAVTYYGYGPCTSSPRRSRYTITVPDNISVPLGLCVHVPCRFTTPDRYKRNAAPMYGYWFRIVRNRYYLMWINIWAMGELMATNDIRQKASETHMKLTGNPAQGDCSFSIINAGSQDGGWYYFLIDKGGGGKYRHTFISTGKIKYTKPQVILTDLPKPKIQLPSEIVWGNPATFSCVTTNICSRDHPQFFWPADTSNGSMTPWTKAESSWAWTAGIDTTFIPSLDDEGRLLTCRITYPEIGKTVENTIYLQMGYKPQPISTRPGMDCWYVDQTLFCLCSFYSWPPPKIQWNVDGKNLTEDRK